The following proteins are encoded in a genomic region of Coffea eugenioides isolate CCC68of chromosome 6, Ceug_1.0, whole genome shotgun sequence:
- the LOC113772933 gene encoding GTPase-activating protein GYP5-like isoform X3, whose translation MTLNASHFVANFEPKRDAYGFTVRPQHLHRYREYSTIYKEEEEERFHKWNCFLQQQTESTVSPENVKTVEPEVTEQQIKPIQQLTAEGDASGGVESVPDILEETDAEKEVPAIIPKESSEVHKWVPVRPSLCHIEDMMSSRAKKGKSMIDELITTDHNHLPSILEESHSEEELEQAHEEEHYDSKRDASPDAPKERGASINGVCTEPLFPWKELEFLVHGGVPRDLRGEVWQAFVGVRTRRVERYYQDLLAPESDAGKDRDGDKSQSLEDRKGPNENSVHVPESLRKQIEKDLTRTFPGHPALNENGRNSLRRLLLAYARHNPSVGYCQAMNFFAALLLLMMPEENAFWTLVGIIDDYFDGYYSQEMIECQVDQLVFEELMRERFPKLVNHLDYLGVQVTWISGPWFLSIFVNMLPWESACMGFLSVTEDRLQGLREKHRPAVLAAVEERSKGARVWKDPKGLATKLYSFKHKPESLIKDPRVEEASGDKLIGGDVSHSESHATTDLNELLDGLNIDSEVDSLPDLQEQVVWMKVELCRLLEEKRTAILRAEELETALMEMVKQDNRRQLSARVEQLEREVAELQQALSDKTQQENAMIQVLMRVEQEQKVTEDARILAEQDAAAQRYAVEVLQEKHNKALASIAEMEKRVVMAESMLEATLQYESGQVKALASPGSVHPDSPRDMPRRTGLLPFGLGWRDRNKDA comes from the exons ATGACGCTCAACGCTTCCCATTTTGTCGCCAATTTCGAGCCCAAACG GGATGCATATGGATTTACTGTGAGACCTCAGCATCTTCATAGATACAGGGAGTACTCTACCATCTACAAG gaagaggaagaggaaagatTTCACAAGTGGAATTGCTTTCTGCAACAGCAAACAGAGTCTACTGTATCTCCGGAGAATGTCAAAACTGTGGAACCTGAAGTTACGGAGCAGCAAATTAAGCCTATTCAGCAGTTGACTGCAGAAGGGGATGCTTCAGGTGGAGTTGAGTCTGTTCCAGACATACTCGAAGAAACTGATGCTGAGAAGGAGGTGCCAGCTATTATACCAAAGGAATCTTCTGAGGTGCATAAGTGGGTCCCTGTTAGACCATCTCTCTGTCACATAGAGGATATGATGAGTTCTCGTGCAAAGAAGGGAAAAAGCATGATAGATGAGCTTATAACCACTGACCATAACCATCTTCCCTCAATTTTGGAGGAGAGTCACTCAGAAGAGGAACTTGAGCAAGCACATGAAGAAGAACACTACGACAGCAAAAGGGATGCTAGCCCTGATGCTCCTAAAGAAAGAGGTGCTTCCATCAATGGAGTCTGTACAGAACCCTTGTTTCCTTGGAAAGAACTGGAGTTCCTTGTTCACGGAGGAGTGCCAAGGGATTTGAGGGGAGAG GTATGGCAAGCCTTTGTTGGAGTTAGGACACGCAGGGTAGAGAGATACTACCAGGATTTGCTGGCTCCAGAAAGTGATGCTGGTAAGGACCGGGATGGTgataaatcacaatcacttgAAGATAGAAAGGGACCGAATGAGAATAGTGTCCATGTGCCTGAAAGTTTGAGAAAGCAAATTGAGAAG GATCTGACTAGAACATTTCCTGGACATCCTGCATTAAATGAAAATGGTAGAAATTCTTTGAGGCGTTTACTTTTGGCATATGCTCGACATAACCCATCAGTTGGGTATTGCCAG GCTATGAATTTTTTTGCTGCCTTATTACTTCTTATGATGCCTGAGGAAAATGCCTTTTG GACTTTGGTCGGTATCATTGATGATTACTTTGATGGTTATTACTCTCAGGAAATGATAGAATGCCAG GTTGATCAACTTGTTTTTGAGGAGTTGATGCGTGAAAGGTTTCCTAAACTGG TCAATCATCTCGATTACTTGGGAGTGCAGGTTACATGGATATCCGGGCCATGGTTCCTTTCAATTTTTGTGAATATGCTTCCATGGGAAAGTG CTTGCATGGGTTTCTTGAGTGTCACTGAAGATAGATTGCAAGGGCTAAGAGAGAAACACCGGCCAGCTGTACTTGCAGCTGTGGAGGAAAGATCGAAAGGGGCTCGAGTTTGGAAAGACCCCAAAGGTCTAGCAACTAAGCTGTATAGTTTCAAGCATAAGCCTGAATCCCTGATAAAAGATCCTAGAGTGGAAGAAGCTTCAGGTGACAAGCTAATTGGTGGTGATGTATCACATTCGGAGTCTCATGCTACTACTGATTTGAATGAATTGCTTGATGGCTTAAACATTGATTCAGAAGTAGATTCACTTCCAGATCTTCAAGAACAG GTTGTATGGATGAAGGTGGAGCTGTGCAGATTACTAGAGGAAAAAAGAACTGCAATTCTAAG AGCTGAAGAGTTGGAGACAGCCCTTATGGAGATGGTCAAGCAAGATAATAGACGTCAACTGAGTGCAAGG GTTGAGCAGTTAGAGCGTGAGGTAGCTGAGTTACAGCAAGCACTTTCTGATAAGACACAGCAGGAGAATGCTATGATTCAG GTCCTGATGCGAGTTGAGCAGGAACAGAAAGTAACAGAAGATGCTCGAATTTTGGCTGAGCAAGATGCAGCTGCTCAGAGATATGCAGTGGAAGTTCTTCAG GAAAAACACAACAAAGCTCTGGCTTCAATTGCTGAGATGGAAAAGAGAGTAGTTATGGCAGAATCGATGCTGGAAGCTACTTTGCAATATGAATCTGGCCAAGTTAAAGCTCTAGCTTCTCCCGG GTCTGTTCATCCAGATTCTCCTCGGGATATGCCAAGGAGGACTGGTTTGCTCCCTTTCGGCCTTGGCTGGCGTGATAGGAACAAG GACGCATGA
- the LOC113772933 gene encoding ecotropic viral integration site 5 protein homolog isoform X2 has protein sequence MTLNASHFVANFEPKRDAYGFTVRPQHLHRYREYSTIYKEEEEERFHKWNCFLQQQTESTVSPENVKTVEPEVTEQQIKPIQQLTAEGDASGGVESVPDILEETDAEKEVPAIIPKESSEVHKWVPVRPSLCHIEDMMSSRAKKGKSMIDELITTDHNHLPSILEESHSEEELEQAHEEEHYDSKRDASPDAPKERGASINGVCTEPLFPWKELEFLVHGGVPRDLRGEVWQAFVGVRTRRVERYYQDLLAPESDAGKDRDGDKSQSLEDRKGPNENSVHVPESLRKQIEKDLTRTFPGHPALNENGRNSLRRLLLAYARHNPSVGYCQAMNFFAALLLLMMPEENAFWTLVGIIDDYFDGYYSQEMIECQVDQLVFEELMRERFPKLVNHLDYLGVQVTWISGPWFLSIFVNMLPWESVLRVWDVLLFEGNRVMLFRTALALMELYGPVIVTTKDAADAISLLQSLAGSTFDSSQLVLTACMGFLSVTEDRLQGLREKHRPAVLAAVEERSKGARVWKDPKGLATKLYSFKHKPESLIKDPRVEEASGDKLIGGDVSHSESHATTDLNELLDGLNIDSEVDSLPDLQEQVVWMKVELCRLLEEKRTAILRAEELETALMEMVKQDNRRQLSARVEQLEREVAELQQALSDKTQQENAMIQVLMRVEQEQKVTEDARILAEQDAAAQRYAVEVLQEKHNKALASIAEMEKRVVMAESMLEATLQYESGQVCSSRFSSGYAKEDWFAPFRPWLA, from the exons ATGACGCTCAACGCTTCCCATTTTGTCGCCAATTTCGAGCCCAAACG GGATGCATATGGATTTACTGTGAGACCTCAGCATCTTCATAGATACAGGGAGTACTCTACCATCTACAAG gaagaggaagaggaaagatTTCACAAGTGGAATTGCTTTCTGCAACAGCAAACAGAGTCTACTGTATCTCCGGAGAATGTCAAAACTGTGGAACCTGAAGTTACGGAGCAGCAAATTAAGCCTATTCAGCAGTTGACTGCAGAAGGGGATGCTTCAGGTGGAGTTGAGTCTGTTCCAGACATACTCGAAGAAACTGATGCTGAGAAGGAGGTGCCAGCTATTATACCAAAGGAATCTTCTGAGGTGCATAAGTGGGTCCCTGTTAGACCATCTCTCTGTCACATAGAGGATATGATGAGTTCTCGTGCAAAGAAGGGAAAAAGCATGATAGATGAGCTTATAACCACTGACCATAACCATCTTCCCTCAATTTTGGAGGAGAGTCACTCAGAAGAGGAACTTGAGCAAGCACATGAAGAAGAACACTACGACAGCAAAAGGGATGCTAGCCCTGATGCTCCTAAAGAAAGAGGTGCTTCCATCAATGGAGTCTGTACAGAACCCTTGTTTCCTTGGAAAGAACTGGAGTTCCTTGTTCACGGAGGAGTGCCAAGGGATTTGAGGGGAGAG GTATGGCAAGCCTTTGTTGGAGTTAGGACACGCAGGGTAGAGAGATACTACCAGGATTTGCTGGCTCCAGAAAGTGATGCTGGTAAGGACCGGGATGGTgataaatcacaatcacttgAAGATAGAAAGGGACCGAATGAGAATAGTGTCCATGTGCCTGAAAGTTTGAGAAAGCAAATTGAGAAG GATCTGACTAGAACATTTCCTGGACATCCTGCATTAAATGAAAATGGTAGAAATTCTTTGAGGCGTTTACTTTTGGCATATGCTCGACATAACCCATCAGTTGGGTATTGCCAG GCTATGAATTTTTTTGCTGCCTTATTACTTCTTATGATGCCTGAGGAAAATGCCTTTTG GACTTTGGTCGGTATCATTGATGATTACTTTGATGGTTATTACTCTCAGGAAATGATAGAATGCCAG GTTGATCAACTTGTTTTTGAGGAGTTGATGCGTGAAAGGTTTCCTAAACTGG TCAATCATCTCGATTACTTGGGAGTGCAGGTTACATGGATATCCGGGCCATGGTTCCTTTCAATTTTTGTGAATATGCTTCCATGGGAAAGTG TTCTTCGGGTTTGGGATGTTCTTTTGTTTGAAGGAAATCGTGTTATGTTATTTCGGACAGCACTTGCTTTGATGGAGTTATATG GTCCAGTTATAGTCACAACCAAGGATGCTGCAGATGCCATAAGTTTATTGCAATCCTTGGCTGGTTCAACTTTTGATAGCAGCCAACTTGTTTTGACAGCTTGCATGGGTTTCTTGAGTGTCACTGAAGATAGATTGCAAGGGCTAAGAGAGAAACACCGGCCAGCTGTACTTGCAGCTGTGGAGGAAAGATCGAAAGGGGCTCGAGTTTGGAAAGACCCCAAAGGTCTAGCAACTAAGCTGTATAGTTTCAAGCATAAGCCTGAATCCCTGATAAAAGATCCTAGAGTGGAAGAAGCTTCAGGTGACAAGCTAATTGGTGGTGATGTATCACATTCGGAGTCTCATGCTACTACTGATTTGAATGAATTGCTTGATGGCTTAAACATTGATTCAGAAGTAGATTCACTTCCAGATCTTCAAGAACAG GTTGTATGGATGAAGGTGGAGCTGTGCAGATTACTAGAGGAAAAAAGAACTGCAATTCTAAG AGCTGAAGAGTTGGAGACAGCCCTTATGGAGATGGTCAAGCAAGATAATAGACGTCAACTGAGTGCAAGG GTTGAGCAGTTAGAGCGTGAGGTAGCTGAGTTACAGCAAGCACTTTCTGATAAGACACAGCAGGAGAATGCTATGATTCAG GTCCTGATGCGAGTTGAGCAGGAACAGAAAGTAACAGAAGATGCTCGAATTTTGGCTGAGCAAGATGCAGCTGCTCAGAGATATGCAGTGGAAGTTCTTCAG GAAAAACACAACAAAGCTCTGGCTTCAATTGCTGAGATGGAAAAGAGAGTAGTTATGGCAGAATCGATGCTGGAAGCTACTTTGCAATATGAATCTGGCCAA GTCTGTTCATCCAGATTCTCCTCGGGATATGCCAAGGAGGACTGGTTTGCTCCCTTTCGGCCTTGGCTGGCGTGA
- the LOC113772933 gene encoding TBC domain-containing protein C215.01-like isoform X4, whose translation MTLNASHFVANFEPKRDAYGFTVRPQHLHRYREYSTIYKEEEEERFHKWNCFLQQQTESTVSPENVKTVEPEVTEQQIKPIQQLTAEGDASGGVESVPDILEETDAEKEVPAIIPKESSEVHKWVPVRPSLCHIEDMMSSRAKKGKSMIDELITTDHNHLPSILEESHSEEELEQAHEEEHYDSKRDASPDAPKERGASINGVCTEPLFPWKELEFLVHGGVPRDLRGEVWQAFVGVRTRRVERYYQDLLAPESDAGKDRDGDKSQSLEDRKGPNENSVHVPESLRKQIEKDLTRTFPGHPALNENGRNSLRRLLLAYARHNPSVGYCQAMNFFAALLLLMMPEENAFWTLVGIIDDYFDGYYSQEMIECQVDQLVFEELMRERFPKLVNHLDYLGVQVTWISGPWFLSIFVNMLPWESVLRVWDVLLFEGNRVMLFRTALALMELYGPVIVTTKDAADAISLLQSLAGSTFDSSQLVLTACMGFLSVTEDRLQGLREKHRPAVLAAVEERSKGARVWKDPKGLATKLYSFKHKPESLIKDPRVEEASGDKLIGGDVSHSESHATTDLNELLDGLNIDSEVDSLPDLQEQVVWMKVELCRLLEEKRTAILRAEELETALMEMVKQDNRRQLSARCSYFAG comes from the exons ATGACGCTCAACGCTTCCCATTTTGTCGCCAATTTCGAGCCCAAACG GGATGCATATGGATTTACTGTGAGACCTCAGCATCTTCATAGATACAGGGAGTACTCTACCATCTACAAG gaagaggaagaggaaagatTTCACAAGTGGAATTGCTTTCTGCAACAGCAAACAGAGTCTACTGTATCTCCGGAGAATGTCAAAACTGTGGAACCTGAAGTTACGGAGCAGCAAATTAAGCCTATTCAGCAGTTGACTGCAGAAGGGGATGCTTCAGGTGGAGTTGAGTCTGTTCCAGACATACTCGAAGAAACTGATGCTGAGAAGGAGGTGCCAGCTATTATACCAAAGGAATCTTCTGAGGTGCATAAGTGGGTCCCTGTTAGACCATCTCTCTGTCACATAGAGGATATGATGAGTTCTCGTGCAAAGAAGGGAAAAAGCATGATAGATGAGCTTATAACCACTGACCATAACCATCTTCCCTCAATTTTGGAGGAGAGTCACTCAGAAGAGGAACTTGAGCAAGCACATGAAGAAGAACACTACGACAGCAAAAGGGATGCTAGCCCTGATGCTCCTAAAGAAAGAGGTGCTTCCATCAATGGAGTCTGTACAGAACCCTTGTTTCCTTGGAAAGAACTGGAGTTCCTTGTTCACGGAGGAGTGCCAAGGGATTTGAGGGGAGAG GTATGGCAAGCCTTTGTTGGAGTTAGGACACGCAGGGTAGAGAGATACTACCAGGATTTGCTGGCTCCAGAAAGTGATGCTGGTAAGGACCGGGATGGTgataaatcacaatcacttgAAGATAGAAAGGGACCGAATGAGAATAGTGTCCATGTGCCTGAAAGTTTGAGAAAGCAAATTGAGAAG GATCTGACTAGAACATTTCCTGGACATCCTGCATTAAATGAAAATGGTAGAAATTCTTTGAGGCGTTTACTTTTGGCATATGCTCGACATAACCCATCAGTTGGGTATTGCCAG GCTATGAATTTTTTTGCTGCCTTATTACTTCTTATGATGCCTGAGGAAAATGCCTTTTG GACTTTGGTCGGTATCATTGATGATTACTTTGATGGTTATTACTCTCAGGAAATGATAGAATGCCAG GTTGATCAACTTGTTTTTGAGGAGTTGATGCGTGAAAGGTTTCCTAAACTGG TCAATCATCTCGATTACTTGGGAGTGCAGGTTACATGGATATCCGGGCCATGGTTCCTTTCAATTTTTGTGAATATGCTTCCATGGGAAAGTG TTCTTCGGGTTTGGGATGTTCTTTTGTTTGAAGGAAATCGTGTTATGTTATTTCGGACAGCACTTGCTTTGATGGAGTTATATG GTCCAGTTATAGTCACAACCAAGGATGCTGCAGATGCCATAAGTTTATTGCAATCCTTGGCTGGTTCAACTTTTGATAGCAGCCAACTTGTTTTGACAGCTTGCATGGGTTTCTTGAGTGTCACTGAAGATAGATTGCAAGGGCTAAGAGAGAAACACCGGCCAGCTGTACTTGCAGCTGTGGAGGAAAGATCGAAAGGGGCTCGAGTTTGGAAAGACCCCAAAGGTCTAGCAACTAAGCTGTATAGTTTCAAGCATAAGCCTGAATCCCTGATAAAAGATCCTAGAGTGGAAGAAGCTTCAGGTGACAAGCTAATTGGTGGTGATGTATCACATTCGGAGTCTCATGCTACTACTGATTTGAATGAATTGCTTGATGGCTTAAACATTGATTCAGAAGTAGATTCACTTCCAGATCTTCAAGAACAG GTTGTATGGATGAAGGTGGAGCTGTGCAGATTACTAGAGGAAAAAAGAACTGCAATTCTAAG AGCTGAAGAGTTGGAGACAGCCCTTATGGAGATGGTCAAGCAAGATAATAGACGTCAACTGAGTGCAAGG TGTTCTTACTTTGCAGGTTGA
- the LOC113772933 gene encoding ecotropic viral integration site 5 protein homolog isoform X1, which yields MTLNASHFVANFEPKRDAYGFTVRPQHLHRYREYSTIYKEEEEERFHKWNCFLQQQTESTVSPENVKTVEPEVTEQQIKPIQQLTAEGDASGGVESVPDILEETDAEKEVPAIIPKESSEVHKWVPVRPSLCHIEDMMSSRAKKGKSMIDELITTDHNHLPSILEESHSEEELEQAHEEEHYDSKRDASPDAPKERGASINGVCTEPLFPWKELEFLVHGGVPRDLRGEVWQAFVGVRTRRVERYYQDLLAPESDAGKDRDGDKSQSLEDRKGPNENSVHVPESLRKQIEKDLTRTFPGHPALNENGRNSLRRLLLAYARHNPSVGYCQAMNFFAALLLLMMPEENAFWTLVGIIDDYFDGYYSQEMIECQVDQLVFEELMRERFPKLVNHLDYLGVQVTWISGPWFLSIFVNMLPWESVLRVWDVLLFEGNRVMLFRTALALMELYGPVIVTTKDAADAISLLQSLAGSTFDSSQLVLTACMGFLSVTEDRLQGLREKHRPAVLAAVEERSKGARVWKDPKGLATKLYSFKHKPESLIKDPRVEEASGDKLIGGDVSHSESHATTDLNELLDGLNIDSEVDSLPDLQEQVVWMKVELCRLLEEKRTAILRAEELETALMEMVKQDNRRQLSARVEQLEREVAELQQALSDKTQQENAMIQVLMRVEQEQKVTEDARILAEQDAAAQRYAVEVLQEKHNKALASIAEMEKRVVMAESMLEATLQYESGQVKALASPGSVHPDSPRDMPRRTGLLPFGLGWRDRNKDA from the exons ATGACGCTCAACGCTTCCCATTTTGTCGCCAATTTCGAGCCCAAACG GGATGCATATGGATTTACTGTGAGACCTCAGCATCTTCATAGATACAGGGAGTACTCTACCATCTACAAG gaagaggaagaggaaagatTTCACAAGTGGAATTGCTTTCTGCAACAGCAAACAGAGTCTACTGTATCTCCGGAGAATGTCAAAACTGTGGAACCTGAAGTTACGGAGCAGCAAATTAAGCCTATTCAGCAGTTGACTGCAGAAGGGGATGCTTCAGGTGGAGTTGAGTCTGTTCCAGACATACTCGAAGAAACTGATGCTGAGAAGGAGGTGCCAGCTATTATACCAAAGGAATCTTCTGAGGTGCATAAGTGGGTCCCTGTTAGACCATCTCTCTGTCACATAGAGGATATGATGAGTTCTCGTGCAAAGAAGGGAAAAAGCATGATAGATGAGCTTATAACCACTGACCATAACCATCTTCCCTCAATTTTGGAGGAGAGTCACTCAGAAGAGGAACTTGAGCAAGCACATGAAGAAGAACACTACGACAGCAAAAGGGATGCTAGCCCTGATGCTCCTAAAGAAAGAGGTGCTTCCATCAATGGAGTCTGTACAGAACCCTTGTTTCCTTGGAAAGAACTGGAGTTCCTTGTTCACGGAGGAGTGCCAAGGGATTTGAGGGGAGAG GTATGGCAAGCCTTTGTTGGAGTTAGGACACGCAGGGTAGAGAGATACTACCAGGATTTGCTGGCTCCAGAAAGTGATGCTGGTAAGGACCGGGATGGTgataaatcacaatcacttgAAGATAGAAAGGGACCGAATGAGAATAGTGTCCATGTGCCTGAAAGTTTGAGAAAGCAAATTGAGAAG GATCTGACTAGAACATTTCCTGGACATCCTGCATTAAATGAAAATGGTAGAAATTCTTTGAGGCGTTTACTTTTGGCATATGCTCGACATAACCCATCAGTTGGGTATTGCCAG GCTATGAATTTTTTTGCTGCCTTATTACTTCTTATGATGCCTGAGGAAAATGCCTTTTG GACTTTGGTCGGTATCATTGATGATTACTTTGATGGTTATTACTCTCAGGAAATGATAGAATGCCAG GTTGATCAACTTGTTTTTGAGGAGTTGATGCGTGAAAGGTTTCCTAAACTGG TCAATCATCTCGATTACTTGGGAGTGCAGGTTACATGGATATCCGGGCCATGGTTCCTTTCAATTTTTGTGAATATGCTTCCATGGGAAAGTG TTCTTCGGGTTTGGGATGTTCTTTTGTTTGAAGGAAATCGTGTTATGTTATTTCGGACAGCACTTGCTTTGATGGAGTTATATG GTCCAGTTATAGTCACAACCAAGGATGCTGCAGATGCCATAAGTTTATTGCAATCCTTGGCTGGTTCAACTTTTGATAGCAGCCAACTTGTTTTGACAGCTTGCATGGGTTTCTTGAGTGTCACTGAAGATAGATTGCAAGGGCTAAGAGAGAAACACCGGCCAGCTGTACTTGCAGCTGTGGAGGAAAGATCGAAAGGGGCTCGAGTTTGGAAAGACCCCAAAGGTCTAGCAACTAAGCTGTATAGTTTCAAGCATAAGCCTGAATCCCTGATAAAAGATCCTAGAGTGGAAGAAGCTTCAGGTGACAAGCTAATTGGTGGTGATGTATCACATTCGGAGTCTCATGCTACTACTGATTTGAATGAATTGCTTGATGGCTTAAACATTGATTCAGAAGTAGATTCACTTCCAGATCTTCAAGAACAG GTTGTATGGATGAAGGTGGAGCTGTGCAGATTACTAGAGGAAAAAAGAACTGCAATTCTAAG AGCTGAAGAGTTGGAGACAGCCCTTATGGAGATGGTCAAGCAAGATAATAGACGTCAACTGAGTGCAAGG GTTGAGCAGTTAGAGCGTGAGGTAGCTGAGTTACAGCAAGCACTTTCTGATAAGACACAGCAGGAGAATGCTATGATTCAG GTCCTGATGCGAGTTGAGCAGGAACAGAAAGTAACAGAAGATGCTCGAATTTTGGCTGAGCAAGATGCAGCTGCTCAGAGATATGCAGTGGAAGTTCTTCAG GAAAAACACAACAAAGCTCTGGCTTCAATTGCTGAGATGGAAAAGAGAGTAGTTATGGCAGAATCGATGCTGGAAGCTACTTTGCAATATGAATCTGGCCAAGTTAAAGCTCTAGCTTCTCCCGG GTCTGTTCATCCAGATTCTCCTCGGGATATGCCAAGGAGGACTGGTTTGCTCCCTTTCGGCCTTGGCTGGCGTGATAGGAACAAG GACGCATGA